The stretch of DNA TGGACGAACTCAAGGAACAGATCGGCCGGTGGATCGCCGACGTTCCGCAAGTCGAGATCGTCGACCGCCCGCCCGTCGCCATGAACGAAGACCTCATGTGCGAGTACGGCATCGGGCCCCGCTCCATGCCGTCCTTCGACCTGCTCGTCGGCGGGCGCCGTGCCGTCCGATTCCAGCCCAAGGGCTTGTGGATCCTCGGCGGAAACGGCCGGGTCGACCTGATTACGCCGGCAACCGCGCTGATCCTCGTCGATCGGTCGGAGCCCTTGAGCCCGTCGTCCCTGTGGATGGTCTACAGGCCCCAGGACAGAACGCGGGGCATTCCCCTCGATGGCGATGTCTTTCGTCACGTGGTCGAAGCAGGCGACCTCGCGTGAGCATCTTCCGCGAGTTGGCGGATCAATACGCGATCACCGATAGCGCCTTCGCTGCTCTCGAGAGCCATGCCTTCGCGCAGGATGACGACAGCGCCTACGATGCCGCCGTGCGGCAGCGCGAGCGCAACAGCAGCGCCTATTTTCTCTACGTGTTTACCCGGTTCGAGAACGCCGTGAACGAGGCGGTCGAACGATTGCTCACCGTGCATTGTTCCGACGCTTTGCCGTGGCCGGAGCGCCGCGTGTGGGAGACGCTGCGGAAAAGCAGGCTATCGGATGTCGCATTCCTGATCCGGGTGCAGCTCTTGCTCGACAAGTCCCGGGCGCATTACGCCTATGTCTACCGTCTTTATGAGAGCCGCAATGGCATCGGGCATGGCGGAGACTGGACGCAGCCCTATGATGTCGCCGACGTCGCAACGCGGCTCGAGATCATTGCCGGTGCGTTTCACCTCACGTGAAGCGCGGAGGCGTGCGCCGTCTCGCCCTCACCGCGTCGCCCGCTCCAGGAACCGCACCAGGGCCGCCCGGTCCTCCGCTGCCGTGATCGTCTGCTCCGGCATCTTGGTGCCGGGGGTGAAGCGGGCGGGGCCGATCTCGAACAGGCGGGCGACGGTCTCGGGCGTCCACACGATGTCGAGCCGGCGGAAGGCCGGGGAATAGGGATAGTCCGGCACCGCCGCGATGCGGCGGCCGAACACGCCGTGCAGGGTCGGCCCGGCGCGGTTGCCGCCGTCGGGCGTCAGGGTGTGGCAGGCCTCGCAGGCGCGAAACACCTCGGCGCCCCGGTCGCCCGCGAAGGCCGCGAGCGGATCGGCCTGGCGGGTCATGGCGAGCGGGCCGATCGGCTCGCCGGTGCGCAGGTCCCAGAGCCGCACCAGCCGGTCGCCGCCGCCGGTGACGAGCTCGTCGGCGCCGCGGAAGGCCAGGGACCAGACCGGCAGGCCCGGCCCGACCAGGGTGAGCCGCACCCGTGCCTCCGCCCGGTCGACGAGTCCCACCGCGCCGCCGACCGTCGCGGCGGCGAGACGGCGCCCGTCGGGCGAGAGCGCCAGGGCCACCACCGGCCGCGGGCCGATCTCCACGCTCGCCCGGATGCCGCCATCCGGCCGGATCAGGCGTAGCGTCCCGTCGGCGCCCGCCGCCGCGATCTCGCCGTCGGGCGCCGCCACGACCGCGTTGACAGGGGTGTCGAGCTGCACCGTGAGCGGCGCTCCCGTCTCCGGCCAGATCCGCACCGTGGCGTCGGTGCCCGCGGTGACGAGGCGCCCATCGGGCAGGAAGGCGACGCCGTTGACGCCGCCCTGGTGACCCGCGCGCACCAGGGCGGGACCACCGTCGAGGGGCGTGATCCGGGCGGTGCCGTCCCAGGACGACGACGCGATCCGCCGCCCGTCCGGCGCGACGGCGAGGCCGGAGACCGGGCCGGCATGGGTGGCGACGATCCGCTCCGGCTCCGGGCCCTCGCGCCAGAGGACGATCCGCCCGTCCTCGGCCCCGGTGAGGAGCCCGCCATCGGGCAGGAGCGCCACCGCGTTCACCGCCCCGTCATGGGCCCGCAACACTCGCAAAGCCGCTCCGTCCGCGACCGACCACAGGATCGCCGAGGTATCGAAGCTGCCCGACAGGGCCCGGCTTCCATCCGCGGTCACGGCGAGCGCCCGCACCGGGCCGCCATGGCCGCGCATCGGCGCCTCGGCGCGGGCCGTGACGGCGAGGAGGCAGGCGAGGGCGGCGAGGGCGAGGCGGGACGACGGGGGCATGCAGGGGCGGTCCGGGGAGGGCGGGACCGGTCTACGCGGCCGGGCGCCCCGCCGGGAAGGCGCCCGAACGCCACGGCTCACCGTCCGGCTTGACAGGAAGGGTTATGTTATATTGTTACAAACCTGGAGGTGCCCATCCATGCTCGAACGACAGCCCGATCCCCGCCTGCCCGTCACCGTCCTGTCCGGCTTCCTGGGTGCCGGCAAGACGACGCTTCTCAACCACGTGCTCGCCAACCGCGAGGGGCGCCGGGTCGCGGTCATCGTCAACGACATGAGCGAGGTGAACATCGACGCCGACCTCGTCCGGGCCGGCGAGGCCGGCCTGTCGCGGACCGACGAGCGCCTGGTCGAACTGACCAACGGCTGCATCTGCTGCACCCTGCGCGACGACCTGATGCGGGAGGTGCGGCGCCTCGCCGAGGAGGGCCGCTTCGATGCCCTGTTGATCGAGAGCACCGGCATCTCCGAGCCGCTGCCGGTGGCCAGCACCTTCTCGTTCCGGGCCGAGGACGGGGCGTCCCTGTCCGACATCGCCCGCCTCGACGCGATGGTGACGGTGGTCGATGCGGTGAACCTGCTGCGCGATTACGCTTCCCACGACTTCCTGCGCGACCGCGGCGAGACCGCCGGCGAGGAGGACACCCGCACCCTGGTCGATCTCCTGGTCGAGCAGATCGAGTTCGCCGACGTGGTGGTGATCAACAAGGCCGGCGACGTTTCGCCCGAGCAGCGCGACCTCGTGCGCAAGGTCGTGCGCGGCCTCAACGGCGATGCCCGGATCGTCGAGGCCGGGTTCGGCCGGGTGCCCCTCGGCACCGTCCTGGAGACCGGCCTGTTCAGCGAGGAGCGGGCCCAGACCCACCCGCACTGGTTCAAGGAATTGTACGGCGCCGCCGCGCACGTGCCGGAGACCGAGGAATACGGGATCTCGTCCTTCGTCTACCGGGCGCGGCGGCCGTTCCACCCGGCGTTGTTCGATACCTTCACGAAGGCGACCTGGCCGGGGCTGATCCGGGCCAAGGGCCATCTCTGGTTCGCGACCCGGCCGGACTGGGTCGGGGAATTCTCGCTCGCCGGCGCCACCGCCCGGGTGACGCCGCTCGGCCGCTGGTGGGCCGCGGTGCCGCGCTCGCGCTGGCCCGATCACCCCGAATCGCGAGAGTTGCTGATGCGGCACTGGAGCGATGCGTGGGGCGACCGGCGCCAGGAACTGGTCTTCATCGGCACCGGGCTCGACGAGGCGGCGATCCGGCAGGCCCTCGATGCCTGCCTGGTCGGCCCGGAGGACGGGCCGGCGGCGGCGGACCGGGCCCTGCCGGATCCGTTCCCGGCCTGGGGGGCGGCCTGAGTCCTTCGGTGTTCCCGAGCCTCAAGGCCCTGCGCGCCCGGGTTCGCGCGCAGGCCTCGGCGCGCCAGGCCCTCGCCGAGCGGGCGCGCCGGGTCCTGGCGCTGGCGGAGGACGACGCGCTCTCGGTCAACGAGATCGCCTGCGCCGATCCCGGCTGCCCGGATACCGAGACCGTGATCCTGCTGATGTGCGTCGGGCAGCCGACCCGGGCGCTCAAGATCGCCAAGCCGATCGAGGCGGTGACCGAGGCCGACATCGCGGCGGCGGAACCGAGCGCTTGAATCTCGGTCGATCGCGAGCCCGTCACCGCCGCGCCGGCCCCCGGCCATCCCGGATGCGGGGTGCCGCGCCGGTCGGCTTCGCCAGCCACGCCCGGCGCTGCGCGATCAGCTCCCGCAACCGGGCGCGGCGGGGATTGGCGCGCAAGCAGTCGCAGCCGTCGCAGTGGATCGTCTCGTCCCCGAACACGCTCACCAGGAACGTGACCAGGGCGAAGACCGCGAGCGCGGCCAGGGGCCAGGCGAAGCCGAGGCCGACCAGGGCTACGACGACGAGC from Methylobacterium aquaticum encodes:
- a CDS encoding c-type cytochrome, whose protein sequence is MPPSSRLALAALACLLAVTARAEAPMRGHGGPVRALAVTADGSRALSGSFDTSAILWSVADGAALRVLRAHDGAVNAVALLPDGGLLTGAEDGRIVLWREGPEPERIVATHAGPVSGLAVAPDGRRIASSSWDGTARITPLDGGPALVRAGHQGGVNGVAFLPDGRLVTAGTDATVRIWPETGAPLTVQLDTPVNAVVAAPDGEIAAAGADGTLRLIRPDGGIRASVEIGPRPVVALALSPDGRRLAAATVGGAVGLVDRAEARVRLTLVGPGLPVWSLAFRGADELVTGGGDRLVRLWDLRTGEPIGPLAMTRQADPLAAFAGDRGAEVFRACEACHTLTPDGGNRAGPTLHGVFGRRIAAVPDYPYSPAFRRLDIVWTPETVARLFEIGPARFTPGTKMPEQTITAAEDRAALVRFLERATR
- a CDS encoding GTP-binding protein, producing the protein MLERQPDPRLPVTVLSGFLGAGKTTLLNHVLANREGRRVAVIVNDMSEVNIDADLVRAGEAGLSRTDERLVELTNGCICCTLRDDLMREVRRLAEEGRFDALLIESTGISEPLPVASTFSFRAEDGASLSDIARLDAMVTVVDAVNLLRDYASHDFLRDRGETAGEEDTRTLVDLLVEQIEFADVVVINKAGDVSPEQRDLVRKVVRGLNGDARIVEAGFGRVPLGTVLETGLFSEERAQTHPHWFKELYGAAAHVPETEEYGISSFVYRARRPFHPALFDTFTKATWPGLIRAKGHLWFATRPDWVGEFSLAGATARVTPLGRWWAAVPRSRWPDHPESRELLMRHWSDAWGDRRQELVFIGTGLDEAAIRQALDACLVGPEDGPAAADRALPDPFPAWGAA